In candidate division KSB1 bacterium, the sequence ATGACATCCGCACTGTCCCGGAGCTTCTCGAGCACAAGGACGTGAAAACGGCGATGATTTACACGCACGTTCTCAACCGCGGCGGCAAGGGCGTTCGCAGTCCGGCTGACACGTTGTGACCGGAACGTAGCGGGCTGTCATATAGAAAGCATATAACACCCCGAGGGAGCTAGAGAAACAGG encodes:
- a CDS encoding integron integrase, producing the protein DIRTVPELLEHKDVKTAMIYTHVLNRGGKGVRSPADTL